In Verrucomicrobiota bacterium, the DNA window TCGACAAATGCACCGCATAGTCCTTTTCATGATGTTCCCCTAAGCTGGTATGATATCTATCGCAAAATGGACTTAAGAAATAAAAATGTCCCACAAGCCGGTTATCCTTTACAGACCAATGAAAATAATGAGCAGCTCGATACTAGGGCGAGAATTTTTGCCATGATTTCAAACATTGATGAAAACGTAGGTAAAATTCAACCAAGACTTAAGGAGCTTGGTATCTTGGACAATACGATGATTATTTTTATGTCAGACAATGGGCCTGATGGGAATAGGTATAATTCTGGTTTCAGAGGAGCTAAAACAGAGGTTTATCAGGGAGGCGTTCGAACGCCCTTTCTAATAGAATGGCCTGCACAATTTAAGAAGCCTGTTAGCAGCCCTCGTGTGGCGGCGCATATAGATATTATGCCTACCTTATTAGAAGCTTGTGGGGTCTCATATGAGGGAGAATTTGACGGAAGAAGTTTTTTGTCACTACTTTCGGAGGATAAGATTGAATGGCCTGATCGATATCTTTTTATACAAGCACACCGTGGAGTTCGTCCCACTACTTATCATCATAGCGCAGTGATAACCGAGGAATGGAAATTTGTTCATCCTAGTGGCTTTCACAAAGAGCAGTTTGAGGGGGAGCCTATTTTTGAATTATATGAAATCAGTAAAGATCCTTATGAGCAAAAAAATGTGGCAGCACTATATCCAGAAATAGTGGAGTCTATGAGAGGTGCTTATGATACGTGGCTAAAGGAGATAGATAGCTCTCGTGAGGGTGATTATGCTATGCCAAGTATTCATGTTGGGACCAAATATGAGAACCCAATGGTTTTAACGGGTCAAGATCAACAGGCAGCAAGAGGAGATAGAGGTCCCTACTGGAAGCTGGAAGTAGCTTACGGAGGGAAATATGATATAGAATGTCTCTTTGGTCCTAAAAAGAATATCGAAGAGGTTGTACTAAGTGTTCAAGGCAAGAAGTTAAAGAAAGTAGTAGAGAATGGTGAATTAATCTTTAAAGATATAGAACTTGTCAAAGGTCCAGCAGATCTATCAGTGATTCTTCATGCTGGTGAAAAGCATAAGAGTGTTTGGCAGGTTGAAATTAGATATAAACCAGGAGCCTGACCAAACTTAAATCAGATATTGAAAATGAATAAGGACTTAATGATTCGCAGAAGTTGTAAACAGGCAGTTTTATGGCTAATATTAGCAGCCAGCTCAATAACTGGATGCAAAGCTGATAAAACAGACATAACAACATTAGACGGTAAATTCATGTGTGGTTATCAAGGTTGGTTTCGCACTCCTGATGATGGATCTAACATGGGTTGGGTGCACTATCGGGGGATTTATGATGAATTTAAACCTGGAAAGTGTGGAATTGAATTTTGGCCAGATGTCTCTGAGTTGGATGAAAAAGATCGCGTTAAGACTCCCTTTCGACACAAAGATGGTAGCCCTGCTTATGTTTTCAGCTCACATAATCCTAACGTTGTAGATCTTCATTTTAAGTGGATGAAAGAATATGGAATAGATGGTGCTTTTTTACAACGCTTTGCCTGTGATGTCACAACCTGCCATCACGAATATGAACAACTTTTCCCATCTAATAATAATATGCTGAACTATGTGCGGGCTGCAGCTAATCATCACGGACGTAGCTATGCCCTTATGTATGATCTAAGTAGTATACCTAAAGGCTGGATGGATAATGTTAAAAATGACTGGAAGTATCTTAGAGATGAGTTGAAGTTGCTAAATGACCCTAAAGATAATTTCTATCAGGAGCATAACGGTAAGCCTATCGTGGGAATATGGGGGGTAGGTTTCAATGATAATAGAGAATATACACTGAATGAAGTAGAGGAATTCATGGACTTCCTGAAAAATGACCCAAATTATGGAGGCTGCAGTATCATTCTAGGAGTTCCTACTTATTGGAGAACACTGGATAGAGATACAGTCTCTGACAAAGATCTCTTACGAATTATTAAAAAGGCTGATGTGGTCATGCCATGGACAATAGGGCGTTATCGTTCTATCGCTGATGTTAAAGATTATTATAAAAATACGTTGATTGATGATGTGAAGTGGAGCACAGAGAATCGTGTGGATTTTTTACCTGTGGTGTTTCCTGGGTTCAGTTGGAGGAATTTGAAACCGATCGGAGAATTTTCAAAAGAAGTTCACGAAGCTTATATTCCAAGACTTAAAGGGAAATTTCTTTGGACTCAGAGCACACTCGCAAAGAAGGCAGGTGTCAAGATGATCTATCAAGCAATGTTTGATGAGTTAGATGAAGGCACTCAAATTTTCAAAGTCACAAATGATCCTCCGCTGGGAGGAGGATCTGAATTTCGAACACATGATGAGGGGTTACCCAATGATTTCTACCTCAAGCTTGCTGGAAAAATAAGAAAGATGCTGCGAGGAGAAATACCACCCAGCGAAGAGATTCCGGCGATTAAATAGTTCCCTCTGTATCAAGGCTAGCTGATGTGAATTTATTTAGCCATCAAGTTACAAGTTGAGCAGGTAATAAAGATTATAGGTAAGTTCTCACTTGAAGGCACTGTCATTTAACCAGAATGATGCCATAGAGATTTCATCATCTTTACAAGATCCTGGCCACTAGTGAGAGAGAGTCACTTAGAGCTATCATCATTTTGATATATTTCCGTCGACTCTTTTTTCTTGTTGCTCAAACTTCTATGACATTATCCGGGCTCTATTCTTGTCCATTGTATAGCGGGATCTATGTAGATCATGATTCCCGCTAGTGATAGCTCCAACCCCTCTTAGTGAAATATTTCTGAGGAATATTCAACGCGCTCAGCAATCAGGAAGCTAATTCTAAGCTGAGGGCTGGCTACATACTTCTTTTACTCTTTCTAGCCATTTGTCCCAATTGTTTTCAACCACTGCCATTGTAGGGATAGGATTCCAATCTTTGTCATAAACGGTGAAGTGTGCAGGTTTGAAATTACCTGGCTCAACTACCCCTTCTTTTACATCTGGGCTATCAAGGTCGGCGCAGACATCAACAAATTCCCAGCCAAGACAAGTCCCATTTTTTAGGGTGTTCTCCAACAGGCCATTCATGTCTTCTGCGTGATAGTCTGTTCCATTGATTGTCATATGTTCTGCAACAGCCCAATCTCTTCCGGTTTCCTTCATGATTTGGTGAACCCGGTTGTAGGCTTGCATATGTGGTTTGCGATCAAAATTATGCCAGGTCCAATTGACTTGTAAAATATTTGGGCCTGTCAAATAGCGCAAGAATTCTAGGGGGTCGCCACAACGCTGGATCATGGTTTCCTCAATAGCGTCTAAATAATCAGTGGCAATCCAAGCATCTTCACCTACAATATCACGGTACGCTTGAGCATCCTCATTTACCCATTTTGCCAAATTCTGAGCACGGAATTTGTTCCAAATGGGGTCGCGCATAAACCTCTCAGTAACTGGAAATGTATCCGGGAATGTAGGACCGTCTATCTCACTTGTTTTTAACCAATTTTCATAAGCACTTCTGGCATCAGGGCCATAATCAATCCAGCGCGACCCCATATATTGAGGCTCCACAGTCGTTTCATACCAAAGGATATCACAATCAGAAAGAGCCTTGGTGAGGTTACGAATATAAGCTCTAGAGGCGCTGAGGTATTCACTATTAAAGAGTGAGGGAACTTTACTCATATAGCCGTATTCTGTATCTTCTACGAGGTTACCTTCGTGGTCCATGGCGAGAGATTTGGGATAGCGGTCCCAGAAACCTTGAGGGATTTGTCCACCCCCGACACCATAAGTCTCTACAGATAGAGATGCAAACATACCATACTCATTAATGGCATTAATGAGTTTCTTGAGAGGTTCTGTTGAAACATCAATCTCACCATCGCCATTAGGGTCTAAGTGGTGCCAGTAACAATTAAGCTCCAGACATCGGTAGTGTTTTGCTTTGATAATAGGTAAGTCCTTGATCAGTTTTTCAATCTGCTCCTCATCCCCATAATGGCGTAAAGGTTTGCCAATTTTTAAAAATTCATGTTTGCCATCGATCCAAAGCTTGCCTTGGCGTAGCTCTACCTGATATTCATTAATTGTCTTGCTCATATATGTCTATTATTTTTAGGTGTCCGAAATTCCCATTTAGGATAGATGAAGTCAATAGATAAAGAGTATCTTACCTGAAATTCTAATTGTATAGATCAACTTTTAGACACTAGGCTTTGCCAGTATGAAGAGTGAAACTGCATGGTTTGCGGAGAGAAGAATCAGATCAGAATTTGTTGCGAACAGGCTTGGTAAATATCTTGGTGGATCTTTGTTAGATGTCGGTTGTGATCAAGCTTATTTGAAAGAATTGCTAAAGCCGTCAAGGTATTTGGGTGTTGATTTAGGAGGCAAGCCAGACATGATTCTAAATCTAGATGAGGTAGATAAACTCCCATTTGAGGATCAGGAATTTCAATCCGTAGTCTGTTGTGATGTGCTAGAGCACCTAAACCGCTTTCATTTTATTTTCGGAGAACTTCTACGAGTTGCCGGAAGGCATGTAGTTATCTCACTCCCCAATAATTGGACCAATGCGCGTCGTCCTATCGAAAAAGGTAGGGGTAAAATTGGGCATTATGGGCTACCTCTGGAGGTTCCTATGGATAGGCATAAATGGTTCTTTTCATTAGAGGATGCGAGTGTGTTTGTGGAGAATAAGGCTCCAGATTACGGTTTTAAAGTGGTTGAATCCTTTGCTACAGAAAAGCCTAGAAGTGGCTTGAGTCGTGTTATTCGCAAAAGCTTGACTAAGAGTAAGATGTGTTATTTGAATCGCTACGCGCACACTTATTGGGCTGTTCTTTTAAGAAAGAATCATTCTAGTTGAATATGATATCAAACTTGCTGAATAGAAGTTGCAAGTTGCAACTTCTATTCAGCAAGCTATGATTATTCTAGGAACCCCTTTAAATATGGAGTGGTCGTTTCGGGGCGAGATTTTTGTAGTCGCCCTCAGAAAATCAAGGAGATGTCGGAGCTTGTAGCTGCGGGTCAAAATGTGCAGGTTCGCGGAGTGCGGCGTATTGGCAAAACATCTCTAATTTTTGAGGTGGCCCGTCGGATGAAAAGGAAATGACTGTATATAGATTTATTGGGTATTGATTCGTTGGAAGTTCTGGTGAGTCGTCTGGCTAAGGCTTTATTGATGTTTGAGGAGAAAAACAGTTCTCTAAAGCAGGCGATGAAGAAGCTGGCAAGCTTGAGACCTAGTGTAAAAATTGATGCCATCACAGGAAATCCAACTTTTTCTATTAACCGCACAGTGGATCCTATTCATTCTCCAGATGATCTTGAAGAGTGTTTATACTACATTGAAAAAGAGATTGATTATGGAAATAGCATCATTGTGCTAGATGAATTTCAAGACCTGCTCAAGTTGGAGAAAAACCGTCAGATCCTGGCGGTTTTACGCTCTAAGATCCAATTTCTGGTTAAACACTCTTTTGTGTATTTGGGAAGTGTGCGCAATGATATGGATATGCTTTTTTTAGATCCAGATAGTCCTTTTTATAAACAGGCGATCACCCTAGAGCTTGGCAGTTTAGACGCTAAGCAATTCCGCAAATTTCTTATGGGTAAGTTTGCTAAGGGGAAACGTGAAGTCGATGAAGGGTTAGTTGAGGAAATACTACAGATTGCTGATGGAGTCACAGGGGATGCGCAAGAATTATGCTCATGGCTTTGGCGAACTGAAGGCACACATTTAACTTCTGAATCACTTCGTAAGGCCATGACTATGATTTTTAACGAAAGAAATAGTGCGTATCAACTCATTATGACACAGTTGCCTAAAGTGCAACGTAGAGTCTTTATGGAAATGGCGAAGTACAAGGGAAATAATGTTTTGGGAGCAGATTTTATCAAGAAGAGTAAAGCAGCTAATTATGCCTCTGTTCGAAGAGCAGTAGATGCGCTAGAGCAAAGGCGGCTTCTCTTTCGTGATAAAAAAGGCTACCGATTTTTTAATCCTTTCATAAGGATGTGGCTACAAAGTCAAGAGGTGTAAGGGCTTAGTGCTCCATCCACATTTCCTTGTGCCCTTAGGTGTTCGATTTATTTAAGGATCTAGATTGAAAAATCGATCTGGGCATTCTCGTGGATGCCGCATTCTCTTTTGAGGCCGAAGAAGCGAGTTTCTTCTATGGACATTCCATCGGAGTATTTTTGAGTGGTGTGGGTATCTCCAATAGAGACATAACCCTCATGCCATAGTGGATGGTAGGGCAGGTCATGCTTGGTGAGATAGTCATAGATATTTTTATCTGTCCATTCAACAATAGGGTGGAGTTTAAGGCGGTTTTCTTGCAGCGCAATAACAGAAAGATTTTCTCGACTGCTCGATTGAGCACGACGTAGTCCAGCGATCCAGACGTCTGCTCGCAGATCCCGAAGCGCGCGTTGCAGTGGCTCTACTTTGTTCATTTGGTTGTAGAGTTCAATACCTTTTTTTCCTTTTTCCCACAGTTTTCCATGGCGCGCTTCTTGCCAGGCGGCACTAGTTTCAGGGCGATATATTTTTAGATTGAGCTTTAAGCGTTCAGTCAAGTCGTCGATAAATTTGTAGGTTTCAGGGAAAAGATAGCCAGTGTCAATGAGGACTACTGGAATTTTTGGCCATATTTGTGTTGTCAAATGGAGAGTAACTGCTGCTTGTGCCCCAAAACTACTAGTCATAACAATTTTTTCAGGGAATTGATTGACAGCCCATTGAAGGCGCTCCTCGGCGCTGCGAGTCGTTAAGGTATTATTCAGTTCCCTAAGGTCTAGGTCTTGCCATGTTTGAGAAGTCGCTGCACTATCGAGTGAAGATGTATGATTCATGGCGATTTTTGGTGTTTTAGTAATAACCATGGATTGAAGATAATTCGAAAGTCTACAAAGTCTATCGACTTATTCAAGTATAGTTTGAGTAATTGGATGAAATTATCTGTAAGGTATTGATAATGAGTAAATTAGGTGATATAAATCTTTTCGAAAAAATGAGCAAGTAATGGCAATTTCAGAGTTTTCACAGAGGCAGCGAGTCGAGTTTGTAGAGACTGATATGGCTGGAATCATGCATTTTTCCAATTTTTTTCGGATGATGGAGCAAACAGAGCACGCATTTTTCCGTTCACTGGGAAGTACGGTTCATGAAAAAGTGGATGGTAAAACGATTGGTTGGCCTAGAGTAGAAGCGCACTGTGAGTATCTAAAGCCGCTAAAGTTTGAAGATGTCGTAGAGATTGTCCTGCGTATTGAGGAAATTCGAGAGCGATCACTAAAAATGCAATTTCAGTTCCAGAAAGTTATGAAGACTGATGGAAATAGTGAGGTTTTGGAAAAGGTTGCAAGGGGTTATCTGACGACGGTTTGTGTAGAGTTAGGCAGAAAAGAGGGGCAGTTGAAGTCGCGCAGTATTCCGGAGTCGTTTTTAGTGCAAATTAAAGAACATAACGATTTAGAAATGGCGTAAGTTACCTAGGTGTCTTATGAATCTCCAAGCTCAGCAGCTAATAAGCCTAAATGATTTGTTGCGGCAGCTTCGCGAGACCAATCCGTTTTTTAGCAAAAAACTGAAAGAGTCGGGTGTAACCGAAGATATTAAGAGTTTGGAAGGCTTTACAGAAAAATTTCCGTTGTTGAAGAAGCAAGATCTTGTGGATGATCAGAAAGTTAATCCACCTTATGGTACAAATTTAACTTATCCAATTTCAGCCTACACTCGTTTCAGCCAAACAAGTGCAACAAGCGGTGCAAAGCCAGTAGTCTGGCTAGATACAGATAAGAGCTGGGCATGGATGGTTGAAAATTGGGTGAAGGTTTATCAATGTGCTGGAGTAAGCAAGGATGATAGAATTTTTTGTGCATTTTCATTTGGTCCATTTTTGGGGTTCTGGACAGCTTATGAAGCGGCTCATGAGTTAGGTTCTCTTGTAATACCAGGTGGCAATATGGATACGCTAACTAGAATAGAGATGGTTCGACGTCATAAGGTTAGTGTTTTGTGTTGCACACCGACCTATGCAATAAGGTTTTTTGAGATTGCAAGAGAGCAATCGATTGGGCCAAGACAACTGCATTTGGAAAAAGTTTTAGTAGCGGGGGAGCCTGGAGGTAGCTCTTTTGCGTTTCGGAAATATTTTGCGGAAGTTGCGCCTGGGATTGATCTTATCGATCATTATGGGATGACAGAAGTCGGTCCTGTTGCTGTTAGAGATCCAGAATACCAAGATACTTTGCAAATCTTTGATCATCGATATCTTGCGGAATTGATCGATCCAGAGACAAAAGCCTTGATTGCAGTAAGTGATGAAGCTGTTGAAGGTGAATTGGTTTTAACACCACTAGGGCGATCAGCCACTCCAGTATTAAGATATTGCACTGGAGATTTAGTTCGAATGAAAAAAACTAAGGGGCGAACTTTATTAGAAGGAGGTATTATCGGCCGTATGGATGACATGGTGATTGTGCGCGGTGTAAATATCTATCCTACAGCGATTGATGGGGTTTTGCGTGAGTTTCCTCAATTAAAAGAATATCGAGTAACGCTGGACAAAACTGCTAGTTTGCCGGAATTATTATTAGAGGTAGAGTTAGATGGACAGAGAAACGAGGATATTGCCAAGAAGATGCAGGAGCGTTTCCATCAGGTTTTTGCTTTGAGGATTCCCGTAGAAACGGTTCCAGAAGAGAGCTTACCGAGGTTTGAAATGAAGGCCAAACGTTGGATCATTAAGGAATAAAATAATGGTTGAGATAAAAGGTCTTAGTAAAACATACCAAGAAGGTTCCTCAGAAGTAGAGGTGTTAAAACAGGTTGATCTAAAAATAAGTAAAGGTGAGTCTGTCGCAATTCTAGGGGTATCTGGTTCTGGCAAGAGCACGTTATTAAACCTCATAGGTGGTTTAGATGAACCAAGTCGCGGTGAAATTTTTGTAGGTGATCAGGCTTTACATAATCTCAGTGAAGAGGGACTAGCTAGATTTCGTAATGAGATTGTGGGTTTTGTTTTTCAGTCTCATCATTTACTCCCACACTGCTCAGCGCTAGAGAATGTCCTGATTCCAACTTTGGCTAATGAGTTCCTAGGTAATCAGCTAGAGGCTGAGCGGCGTGCGAACGAGTTGCTTGAGCAAGTGGGCCTAAAGGATCGGGTAGATCATTTGCCAGGAGAGTTATCTGGAGGTGAAAGGCAACGTGTTGCGGTGGCTAGAGCATTAATCAATGAGCCTGTATTGTTGCTGGCAGATGAACCTACAGGCGCATTGGATCGTCAAAACGGAGAGCAATTGATGGATCTATTGGTTAAGCTAAATCGAGAGAATAAGCAAACACTGATCATGGTGACACATTCTGAGGTTTTTGCAAAGCAGATGAATAAGCAGTTGCGCTTGGAGCAGGGATCACTTGCTGAGAGTTGAACTTATGAATCTATTAAATCTTACTATTCGCAATGCGAAGTTTTACTGGAGAGATCATTTAGGTTTAGTTCTAGGAGCATCATTAGCTACAACTGTCTTGTTGGGAGCACTAGGTGTGGGTGATTCCG includes these proteins:
- a CDS encoding AMP-binding protein codes for the protein MNLQAQQLISLNDLLRQLRETNPFFSKKLKESGVTEDIKSLEGFTEKFPLLKKQDLVDDQKVNPPYGTNLTYPISAYTRFSQTSATSGAKPVVWLDTDKSWAWMVENWVKVYQCAGVSKDDRIFCAFSFGPFLGFWTAYEAAHELGSLVIPGGNMDTLTRIEMVRRHKVSVLCCTPTYAIRFFEIAREQSIGPRQLHLEKVLVAGEPGGSSFAFRKYFAEVAPGIDLIDHYGMTEVGPVAVRDPEYQDTLQIFDHRYLAELIDPETKALIAVSDEAVEGELVLTPLGRSATPVLRYCTGDLVRMKKTKGRTLLEGGIIGRMDDMVIVRGVNIYPTAIDGVLREFPQLKEYRVTLDKTASLPELLLEVELDGQRNEDIAKKMQERFHQVFALRIPVETVPEESLPRFEMKAKRWIIKE
- a CDS encoding methyltransferase domain-containing protein; amino-acid sequence: MKSETAWFAERRIRSEFVANRLGKYLGGSLLDVGCDQAYLKELLKPSRYLGVDLGGKPDMILNLDEVDKLPFEDQEFQSVVCCDVLEHLNRFHFIFGELLRVAGRHVVISLPNNWTNARRPIEKGRGKIGHYGLPLEVPMDRHKWFFSLEDASVFVENKAPDYGFKVVESFATEKPRSGLSRVIRKSLTKSKMCYLNRYAHTYWAVLLRKNHSS
- a CDS encoding ABC transporter ATP-binding protein, producing the protein MVEIKGLSKTYQEGSSEVEVLKQVDLKISKGESVAILGVSGSGKSTLLNLIGGLDEPSRGEIFVGDQALHNLSEEGLARFRNEIVGFVFQSHHLLPHCSALENVLIPTLANEFLGNQLEAERRANELLEQVGLKDRVDHLPGELSGGERQRVAVARALINEPVLLLADEPTGALDRQNGEQLMDLLVKLNRENKQTLIMVTHSEVFAKQMNKQLRLEQGSLAES
- a CDS encoding arylsulfatase produces the protein MTIKIEVNQFVIVIKRVIILLCVAFFQFQVVMAEKPNIVFIITDDQGYGDFGFTGNPLIQTPFLDKMAESCAQMTQFYVSPVCSPTRASLMTGRYHYRTGVTDTWKGRSMMKTEEVTLAEVLRDAGYATGLFGKWHLGDCYPMRPQDQGFEEVLMHKGGGIGQRSDPPGGEGKYTDPILFHNGKKVQEKGYCTDIYFDRAIEWISKQSKKGKPFFAYISTNAPHSPFHDVPLSWYDIYRKMDLRNKNVPQAGYPLQTNENNEQLDTRARIFAMISNIDENVGKIQPRLKELGILDNTMIIFMSDNGPDGNRYNSGFRGAKTEVYQGGVRTPFLIEWPAQFKKPVSSPRVAAHIDIMPTLLEACGVSYEGEFDGRSFLSLLSEDKIEWPDRYLFIQAHRGVRPTTYHHSAVITEEWKFVHPSGFHKEQFEGEPIFELYEISKDPYEQKNVAALYPEIVESMRGAYDTWLKEIDSSREGDYAMPSIHVGTKYENPMVLTGQDQQAARGDRGPYWKLEVAYGGKYDIECLFGPKKNIEEVVLSVQGKKLKKVVENGELIFKDIELVKGPADLSVILHAGEKHKSVWQVEIRYKPGA
- a CDS encoding thioesterase family protein, with the protein product MAISEFSQRQRVEFVETDMAGIMHFSNFFRMMEQTEHAFFRSLGSTVHEKVDGKTIGWPRVEAHCEYLKPLKFEDVVEIVLRIEEIRERSLKMQFQFQKVMKTDGNSEVLEKVARGYLTTVCVELGRKEGQLKSRSIPESFLVQIKEHNDLEMA
- a CDS encoding phosphoadenylyl-sulfate reductase; translated protein: MNHTSSLDSAATSQTWQDLDLRELNNTLTTRSAEERLQWAVNQFPEKIVMTSSFGAQAAVTLHLTTQIWPKIPVVLIDTGYLFPETYKFIDDLTERLKLNLKIYRPETSAAWQEARHGKLWEKGKKGIELYNQMNKVEPLQRALRDLRADVWIAGLRRAQSSSRENLSVIALQENRLKLHPIVEWTDKNIYDYLTKHDLPYHPLWHEGYVSIGDTHTTQKYSDGMSIEETRFFGLKRECGIHENAQIDFSI
- a CDS encoding glycoside hydrolase family 71/99-like protein; the encoded protein is MNKDLMIRRSCKQAVLWLILAASSITGCKADKTDITTLDGKFMCGYQGWFRTPDDGSNMGWVHYRGIYDEFKPGKCGIEFWPDVSELDEKDRVKTPFRHKDGSPAYVFSSHNPNVVDLHFKWMKEYGIDGAFLQRFACDVTTCHHEYEQLFPSNNNMLNYVRAAANHHGRSYALMYDLSSIPKGWMDNVKNDWKYLRDELKLLNDPKDNFYQEHNGKPIVGIWGVGFNDNREYTLNEVEEFMDFLKNDPNYGGCSIILGVPTYWRTLDRDTVSDKDLLRIIKKADVVMPWTIGRYRSIADVKDYYKNTLIDDVKWSTENRVDFLPVVFPGFSWRNLKPIGEFSKEVHEAYIPRLKGKFLWTQSTLAKKAGVKMIYQAMFDELDEGTQIFKVTNDPPLGGGSEFRTHDEGLPNDFYLKLAGKIRKMLRGEIPPSEEIPAIK